Proteins co-encoded in one Xiphophorus couchianus chromosome 16, X_couchianus-1.0, whole genome shotgun sequence genomic window:
- the LOC114160389 gene encoding uncharacterized protein LOC114160389 gives MAQLLLLDEQISNLLATDVGATGDDPTTLSRTDMSASQTGCPDSLQLGPIDSGLQTATPATDIPVQPTQTERGATDDQPPTASENVMNSRDTQHAERRDKNVQEETENISGSPPSSEVTPPLTLVLIGNKNSIDIGSKNILLDHDQEIHVKESRLYDLFGDQIILINMLEFPSIDTIPEIPEDCAFILLVSNDQQENQYTSGMQWLEETLGKEHSSYVMTVVTHDDSEEICENELQKLKAKSVFSEKRYHTCTRSMKDENEILDLLEKINDMVSENRRMTGGNQANLDETLKTGKTLNILFLIFQSF, from the exons ATGGCTCAGCTCCTCCTTTTGGATGAACAGATTAGTAACCTGCTTGCCACTGATGTCGGTGCAACTGGAGATGACCCAACCACACTTTCAAGAACTGATATGTCAGCCAGTCAGACTGGTTGTCCTGACTCACTTCAGCTGGGTCCCATCGATTCAGGCCTGCAGACAGCTACTCCAGCTACAGACATTCCTGTGCAGCcaacacagacagaaagaggCGCCACTGATGACCAACCACCGACAGCAAGTGAAAATG taATGAATAGCCGAGATACTCAACATGCAGAAAGGagagacaaaaatgtacaagaggaaactgaaaacatttctggatcACCACCAAGCAGTGAAG tgacTCCTCCTCTTACACTTGTGTTAATTGGGAACAAAAATTCCATCGACATTGGATCAAAAAATATCTTACTGGACCATGACCAGGAGATACATGTGAAAGAGTCCAGACTGTATGACCTCTTTGGTGAtcagatcattttaattaacatgCTTGAGTTTCCAAGTATTGACACGATTCCAGAGATTCCAGAAGATTGTGCCTTTATCTTGCTGGTATCAAATGACCAGCAAGAAAACCAGTATACTTCTGGAATGCAGTGGTTAGAAGAAACACTGGGAAAAGAGCACAGCTCTTATGTGATGACAGTTGTGACTCATGATGACTCAGAAgaaatttgtgaaaatgaaCTTCAGAAGCTGAAAGCAAAGAGcgttttttctgaaaaaagatATCATACATGTACAAGAAGTATGAAGGATGAAAATGAGATACTGGatcttttggaaaaaataaatgacatggTCTCTGAAAATAGACGGATGACTGGAGGAAACCAAGCCAACCTTGATGAAACATTAAAGACAGGTAAGActcttaatattttattcttaatatTTCAATCTTTTTAA